tgcaaatgtttttgaaacattgTGCTTTAttattatccaagcatgcatcatttacacatttttccatcgttcatttgtttatgcaatccattcttgattcgtttagagagcatTGCGATGACGAAGCTaccagagttttgtgagtgttgtgctCTCAGTATCAGGTAACCgctagagcagcaaggcaaacatctaagcaaATTACACccttttggttgaattgaatggagtctaaattgataagtcatTGCTTAGGTATGTTTGCATATTTAGCGAGTCGTTATctggcttatatgggtagagcCTATGTTGAGTGCATTACTTCTACTATaaaattgttgattatccatatccttgccGTCtcgataatattgttgatgtctaacttaagagttgatcaaaatacttagcaatgcataggttctcggtagaagtcgagcgatggttcaaccattgttcgcgagcttagggcttttGTTCACAATTACAATGGTAATGATGTGGGATCTATGAGATAtgagatgagacgagatgtggacggtgctaggggtaggtcaggagtGGAACCCGGATGGCATAAGCcgtttgcatcatttaagcaccgtccatcgGTGCCGTTGCATTTAACACTtttcgtacaaccacatattcggataatggacGAATGAGCTAAGTATCATATGCTGTGCTGACGCTTGTCGTGCGTCCCTATGAtgcataagaaaaataaaggagaagcgaggtggcggggagccggaggtgtccgggacacgcttgCAGTAACACcgatgccataggggcatgtgcaagcgAGTAGTTTtggatatgagaaaggttgtcttggaggccaagaggatggacccaaatgtgtgggtaaagttgtaccccctgcagggtgtaagaacaattcgaattgccgcgctcttggtcataagcatgcttatgtccatccgCATCGATAGTAGAGTTTCCAAATTAGGGGATATGACATAGTATGTTGGGTTTGGTTGTTAAGGATTATTGATTATATGAGATGGTTtcttttacatttatgtgcagatTGATGTTGTAGGATATATATgctttgagttaagtatagatgttcacacatagatgttaggtTGCTTCCGCTTATAAATTTAATTAACCTTGtgacctactccttgctaatgacttaaatatataatccttggagtatggttattatatgtacttaagtcttgcgagtaccttcgtactcacgctgctctttcaggttctaccgatgaggaggagttcgTGTTTGGCTATTTCACGCTCGTCAATGTAGGTGGTACGAacgagtagtgcaaactactcgtgtgacccacttttgggtggagcctaagggcatatgacttcacctagcttttggtgttaaTAGGTGTTATCATCCGCtatgtagtttctagttttggttaggggGTGATCTGTTCTTTACCCTCCTAGTTTCCTTTAgttgtaaattgtgtaaatggttaagttcttaagaacttgtaatataatttaattactcgctctttcttaagctttgttgcgTTGTTATATGTTGTAAATGcatatgttccgatcttgggcacaaaacacgtgttgggactaccggaattggattctggttaattGTTATGGACGTGATTATGTTATATATTATTCCTTATGTTTaatagaatacaatttggatggttcATCACATAGAGCGCTATAGTAATGCCACAGTGCCTTGTCTAAATATCTCAGGCTATGGCATTTTCCTCAACATCACCCCCTCATCCGCCAGTTCCGAGGTCCCGAGGGGCGAGCGGATGTACAGAGAACTAGCTCCAGCCTTTTGAAGTCAGGCTATCTCGGATTATTCCCTATCGTTGTAGCACGGACACCTTAGGGAAGGAGTGAAGGCTGCAAATTTCACCAAAGCCGCACGCCGAGGGTCCTAGTGGCAGGGTTCAGAGCCAATGACGAAGGTGACGACGATGCGGTCCTAAACCCCTCAGCAGGTGCCGCGGTGATGCTCGACAGAGGCAAGGCCGTCCAGAGCCTTGCGGCGGTGACTGGACAAGACATCGACGATGAGGCCGAGGAAGACAGTCTGCAACCTGCTCAACGGGTGTCGCGGTGTTGCTTGATAGAGGCGGTAGTGCGGTTCGGAGCCCCACAGAGGTGAGGCTCGATGGAGACAGGGCCGTCTAGAGCCCCGTGGCGGTGGCCAGAGGCGATGTCGATGGTGAGGCTAAGGGAGACGATCCATTACCCCCTTAGTGGTAGCCACgacgaggctcgatggaggcagtGAGGTCTGGAGCCACGCGGCGGTGGCCgaaggtgaagtcgatggcaaGGCTGGGAGGCAGTCTGCAATCCCCTTAGCAGTAGCCGTGGTGAGGCTCGATAGAGGCAGTGCGGTCCGAAGCCCCACGACGGTGGCAGGAGTTGAAGTTGACTGCACTTCTGCAACCCGCTCAACGGGTGCCACAGTGTTGCTCGATAGAGGAAATAGTGCAGTCTAGAGCCCCACAATggtgaggctcgatggaggcagggCCGTTCGGAGCCCTGCAGTGGTGGCTGGAGGCGATGTCGACGGTGAGGTTGAGGGAGATAGTCCATGACCTCCTCAGCGGTAGCCGCTGCGAGGCTTGACGGAGGTAGTGTGGTCTGGAGCCCCATGGCAGTggccggaggtgaagtcgatggcgaggctgagAGAGGCAGTCCGCAATCATCTCAGAGGTAGCCACGGCGAGGCCCGACAGACGTAGTGCCATCCAAAGCTCCACGTCATTTACAgaaggtgaagtcgatggcaaggctgagggaggcagtccgtaACCCCCTCAGCATGTAGTCACGATAATGCTCGGCGGAAGCGAGGCTGGCCAGAGCGTCATGGCGGTGGTCACTGCGAGGCTTAACGGAGGCAGTGTGGTCTCGAGCCCTGCGGCAGTGgccagaggtgaagtcgacgTGAGGCTAAGGGAGGCAGTCTGTAATCCCTTCAGAGGTAGCTATGGCGAGGCCCAGCGGATGCAGTGTGGTCCAAAGCCCCATGGCGTCTGCCGAAGGTGAAGTCGACGACAAGGCTGAGGGAGGCTATCTGCAACCCCCTCAGCAAGTAGTCACGGTGATGCTCGACGGAGGCGAGGCCAGCTGGAGTGTTGCGGCGGTGAACGGAGGCAATGTCGATGGCAAGGCTTAGGGAggcggtccacgaccccctcagtggtagcTGAggtgaggctcgatggaggtagtGCAGTCTGGAGCCCTGCGGTAGTGGCCAGTGGTGAAGTCAACGGCGAGGATGAGGGGGACAGTCCGCAATCCCCTCAACGATAGCCTTAgcgaggctcgacggaggtaGTGCAGTCTGAAGCCCCCGGGCGGTGGCCGGAGGTGAAGTCTACGGTGAggttgagggaggcagtctACAACCCTCTCAGCAAGTAGTTGCGGCAATGCTCGACGGAGGCGAGGCCGGTCGGAGAGTCGCGGTGGGGCTGAGGGAGgcggttcgcgaccccctcagcgctAGTCGCggtgaggctcgatggaggcagtGAGGTCTGGAGCCCTACAACTTGGCTGGAGGTGAGGTCAATGATGAGGCTAAGGGAGGCAGTCCACCACCCCCTCAGTGGTAGCTGCGGTGAGGCTCAAGGGAGGCAGTGCGGTTCGGAGCCCCGCGGTGATGGTTGGAGGTGATGTCAAcagcgaggctgagggaggcggtCCAGAGCTCTGCTACAATGGCCAGATGTGAAGTTaatggcgaggctgagggaggcggtTCACGACCCCCTCAGCGATGCCGCagtgaggctcgatggaggcaatGCGGTCTGGAGCCCTGTGACGGTGGCCGAaggtgaagtcgatggtgaGGCTAAGGGAGGTAATCCGCAACCCCATCAACAAGTAGTTGTGGCGAGGCTCAACAGAAACAGGGCCAAGGGGTCGTTATGATGACGGTGAGCCCCGGAGCCAACCTATTCTCGGGATCTCGACTCTTGCATTGTTCTTGATCTAACTTTGCGCAGGGCCCACCATCATGGGATTTTTGACCTCCGACTCCCCGTGCATCTCGGGATGACGGAGGAATGTACGCTCGATGCAACAGAGGGTTAGGGCCttcgaggtggaggaggaagttACGCTCGACGCGACAGAGGCTTAAGGATTTTGTTCAAACATCAATGCTTGGGAATTTGTAGTAGCAAAAAAAATCTGAACGCGTTTTCACCACAAAACCCCAAGTCTCAACACATCGCATGTTCTGTTGCATTCCCcacctattttatttttttcctagaTTAAGTAGATGCACAATAAGCATCGTATCCCATCACCGAAGGCGGCGGCCAAGATATGAGCGAGGTGATGAAAACATGACACGAAGAAAGAGCAACTATGTTAGAAGTGGTGCAGAGCATAAGGGATTAAAGGGCGATAAAGTTACCAATGTAGTAGGTCAGAGATGGCGATGCAACGACAGCCATCTGCCGTCTGCGTAAGTAGTGACGAGAAGGTGAAAGCCTATGTTTACTTATGTTAGGGTTAAGAAGGGTGAGAGTACGGAGAAGTAACCCACAAAATGCTAGTTTAATAGTAGAGAAATgtgattatttttctttgaaaatcAATCAACTCACTAGCAGATTAGTGAACGAAGTATAACATCGCGGCCCACTGCATAAGAATCGAAAAAAAATCACCGTTTCTTGTTCATAGGATTGGGATTAACGTTACATTAACCGGTTATATAACCGCAATGTGACACGCTGCTGTTTGACCAGACTTTAGAAATGTAACTTCGTATATTATAAAGTAAGAGAGAATATCCATGAATAAATAAGTATTACATATTTATTCGTTGATATTCTCttactttataatttttttatacatttttaaaatataaatcttaatataaataaacatcTAATAAACCTTGTCCGTCCTAATGTAATTTTGATGTCCGGCCAGCCCAAAGCCAACCATCTCCTATCTATCCCATCCTAAACCCCACCGGATAACACCGTTTCCTCCTCACACGAACACACCGAAGAAGCGGCACCCAGGAGCGAGCGGGAGAGAATGGCGTCCCTGGCGCAGCACATCGCGGGGCTCCCGTGCCCGCCGCTCTCCGGCGCGTCGCGCCGCCGCCCcgcggcgccgaggcggtcgcCTTCGGCGCTGGTGTGCGGGACGTACGCGCTGACCAAGGacgagcgggagcgggagcggatGCGCCAGCTGTTCGACGAGGCCTCCGAGCGATGCCGCACCGCGCCCATGGAGGGCGTCGCCTTCTCCCCCGAGGACCTCGACACCGCGGTCGAAACCACCGACATCGATACCGACATCGGCTCCCTCGTAATCCCCCGCCTTCGCCCCCACCCTGTTGTCCTTGCTTGCTCGTTTGATGTGAAATAGATACTGTAGCAACAATTGGTGCTGACAATAAGCTGTTTGTCGGCTGAAATAGATACTAAGTGGTGCTTAGGTTCCTTGTATGCTACAAGTCGCCAGTCGTACCTGGTGCTCAATTGGATAACTCTACCATAGGGTATGATGAGCTAAGTGCTTGTGCGATTGCAACGAAAATACAAACATTGTATGTGAGAATATCAAGCACAAACTAAAGGTATGGAGATATGATGCCGCCGAACGAATCTATCGGGAGTgatgttgtagtttgattttagatatgATCTAAAAAAGGATAAGATTATCCGTTAATTTTCCtccaaatttatttatttattttcattagtaaaatggATCTCATATCCATAATCGGTAACgaggtgaggaagctggagGACGAGGGTGGATGATAAAAGTAggtaaattattcgaattttaggGGCTTTTATCAGATGGTAGAAGAATAGAGGAAGATGTGACACGAGaatcaactcgtgttttatatagtagaggcTGTATGACACCATGGAAATCAATTTCATTTCCATGTTTTTTTAGGTCAGCAGAATAATCGAATTTCACAAAATTTCGGCAGAATTGGTTTCTCGGTATGACACTTGCTTTGTGTACGGCTGCTACATTTTGGTTTTCAGGGGAGCTAGTCTCCCTGATTGTGACTTGGTACAAAACAAGAGCCAATCTTAGAATATTGGTGACTTTTAGGGTTTTACTTCTCACATATATGGATTGTGCTATGTTTCTCATGATTCTCGTAATGAAAACATTACTCTTGTATCGCACGAAATATGTGCAATGTGCTGCATGAACAGGCCATTTTATCAATTTCCTTTTCCCAGCCTGTTTTTAGTTAGAAGTTATGTGGACCATACTGGAATAACATAGTAATCACTAGTTCAGTTGCTGCTAAATTTTAAAGACAAAATTATCAAAAAGACCATTGTTACAtcaaagaacaaaaagaaagtAGTACAATCAGCTAGAATTGACTGTTGAGTGAAACCTGGATTAATATTCTACATCTGCAATCTCTAAGCTGGCTAGAACTGTTGCTAGTAGTGGGTGATGGGAGGTCCCAGATCCAGACTTTGCCACTCTGTTTCGTGGGAATGTGGCAGTGAAGAGGGAGGGAGGTATTGGTAACTTCTTGCTTCATTGTGGGAATTGCCTTATCTATAAATAGGAGATGGGCCCTGATACAATATCTAATAGAATCTGGAGTCTTTTAACTAACCTTATTTTTAACTAAACAATTTGACACTTTAGtaaaaagactaacaaaatATCTCAAATAATCATCTCTAAGCCTGGTTGGGTTCTGGAGGAAGCGTGGTGGCTGCTGCCCCCAGTGTGCCTGGCGTGGGAGCCGGGTATAATGATGGCTCCGCATGACAAGTATTTTCATTAACTGCGATTGTTGCTGGTTTTCCCTAAACTTTGTTTCTTTTAACTAGATGTGTATATGAATCAGTTATGCCCGTATTATGGCTCAATTTCGTTCAACAATGAGCTATCGACCTATCATGTATTACAAATGGACGTACACAATCGGTTTGGTTGTCACTTGTCACCAAGATTTGCATGACTCCTTTTGACCTTTTCTTCTATCATCATGGATTCTGCTGTAATCTCCTTTCTAGAATTTAGATGTATTACTGCTACTGTTATTTTCTTTTGCGTTTCAATTCTTTGTGGTGTTTTGGTTCTGGTCACATTACAACACATTATCTCATTTATCTTCagtattttttatattcttaacatataaaaaaatcttttacttGCTTGTGATATCTACAGATTAAGGGGACAATATTCATGACTACTTCAAATGGTGCATATGTTGATATTCAATCAAAGTCTACTGCTTTCTTGCCTTTAGATGAGGCATGCCTTCTTGATATTAACAATGTCGAAGATGCGGGAATCCGCCCGGGTTTACTTGAGGAATTTATGATAATTGATGAGAACCCTGGCGATGAAACTTTGATTCTGAGTTTGCAAGCAATTCAGCAAGATCTTGCATGGGAAAGGTGCCGGCAACTTCAGGCAGAAGATGTCGTTGTCACGGGTAGAGTGAGTAAAAGACTTACAGAAGCAGctatttcttttcttgttcttaCTATTGCTTTTTGACTCTCCTTAAATAACTTGTTATTGTTGAACTTCTGTACCGAATTATTTGTTAAGCATTGCCTCCCGTTTCCCCTTGTTTGTGTTGAACCAATCAGATTTTGCCCTTTCTAATGCGTACTTGATAACAGCAGCCATGTTCTttaatattaagaaaaataataCCAGTGCAGTTGTATTTTGTGGTGTATATCCACTTTGAATATTACCTCCGGCGACAATTCCTGTGTTTTTTGAGTTAACTTGCTATGGCTTACTTATCAAGTATTAAAATCAATTGCTGACACATTAGTTCATATTCTTATTACGTTGCTTGTTTTCTAGTTTGTTCCTGTGCTACAACTATTCAACTTATGATTTATGAAGTTAAGATCAGCCACTTTATGATAACATGTCATCTTTTCTCAAGGTGTTATTGTAGTTTCTGCAAGTCCCTTCATCTCTGTATTGTCTATCTGTGTTACTGTTGATAGTAATCTATGCATAGCTGATCTCTCTTGGGACATCTTGATGCCATTTTTTAGCTTTGTTGGGTTAATTTGGTTTCTGTAGCTTTATTCATTTGCCCTTTTCTTATTTGTTTTGCAATTTTGCCTGCAGGTGATTAGCGGAAACAAAGGAGGTGTGGTAGCTCTTGTAGAAGGGCTTAAGGCATTTGTTCCATTTTCGCAAGTGTCATCGGTTGGTTCTCGACCTTTATACAAAAGTTTCTTATATTCTATGGCTTGGTGCATGGAATGAGCTGCCTTTCATCTACTCATCACATTTATACGTTTGATCTTTGTTTGCTGTTGTTGAGCTTTCAGTTGCTCCAACCTTGGAGCAAGTTCCTTATTTGACAAACTTTTGCTTGATCTTGATCAGAAATCAACTGCTGAAGAGCTGCTTGGAAAAGAACTACCTCTGAAATTTGTAGAAGTCGATGAGGAACAAGGCAGGCTTGTCCTCAGTAATCGCAAGGCAATGGCAGACAGTCAAGCCCAGCTTGGTATTGGTTCAGTTGTCTTGGGAACTGTTGAGAGCCTAAAACCTTATGGTGCCTTTATTGACATTGGTGGAATCaatggccttctccatgtcaGCCAGATTAGTCATGATCGTGTTGCAGATATCTCAACAGTTCTGCAACCAGGAGATACCCTCAAGGTATTGCCATTGTGGTACTTGGGAATTATGTTATATCTGTACTTTATAGAGCTAATACCAGTGCATTTTGATGCTTTTAGGTTATGATACTGAGCCATGACCGCGAAAGAGGTCGGGTTAGTCTTTCTACAAAAAAGCTTGAGCCAACACCTGGCGACATGATCCGCAATCCCAAGCTTGTTTTCGAGAAGGTCAGTAtcaaaaaaacaatttttgCACATGTGCTGAATATGCTTTAGCTAACAAACTGACATTTGGTTTCTTTGGCTCAAATCAGGCTGATGAGATGGCTCAGATATTCAGGCAGAGAATAGCTCAAGCAGAGGCAATGGCTCGTGCTGACATGTTGAGATTCCAGCCAGAGGTATTGCTAGCATTGCCTTTTTAATACTTCGCTGTATCAAAACACATTTCATCTAACTTCAACTGTTGCGTAAATCCACAACTCATGAGTGACATGTGGCTGTGCTAATTGAATTGTCTTCCTGCCTCACCTCTTCACAGAGTGGATTGACCCTCAGTTCAGAGGGAATCTTAGGACCATTGTCATCAGACACACCATCGGAGGATTCTGGAGAAGAATCGACAGATGAATAGAAGCGGTAGACATAATACATCGGCTTTGAAAGATGTGGTAGCTTGTCATACTCGTTTTTCTTTGGGCGAAGGCATGACAAAGGCCTGTTCTGTTCAGATCATTTTCCCCGTTCAGTTCTTCTTGTCGCAATGTGTAGGTAATCTGGAAATATAAGTTACTGAAGACGCCGAGAAGAAATGGAATTTACCTCCCTTGCGAGTTTGCGAAGCTATCCAATTTGCAAGAAAGGGTGTGCCTGTACAGCCACTCCCAAGGTATAGTTTGACTAGCTTATATTTGTCTGTTTTCTGCGTCAACAAGGAACACGCAAAGTGTTCTGAATTAGGCACCATGTTTTTCTCAAAACCAAGAACAAACATGTGTCAACAGCAAACTAGCATACGGAAACCAAATTTGATGTTGCACATCAGTGGACCGGATGGTTATGCAACACTGGGCAAGTGAGAAAGATCGAAAACTTGTTTGAATTGTCTACAACCCCATCAACATAGTGTCACCACATATGTCCGTAGAAGGGCTTGTGCTGTTTCACCGAAGCAGTGCTAGAAAGAAATAGAGGCAAAGTCCCTTTTGAAACTTCTCACGGTTGACAACGGATGAGCTTCTTTTCTTTATCAAGTTGGTTGTGCCTGGAGCAGCTGCTGTTCTCCTTATGTACACTGGATAGACAAAACGGTTTTAAAATAGTTTGCTTGTACAATACAGCTGTGCTCCCCTCGCCCTTTCGTTCAAACATATCAAGCTGCCAAACCTTACTGGTTTCACTGATAGCGCCCTCCACTATTTTTCACACACCAAACATATATCATACGGCCTCCTTTTGtttttctccctccctccctgctGCCTCTCGGTGCATATCAACTCTGCTTAGTTTTCCTTCGAAAAAGGCTTTCACATTGTGCCAATTTGGATTATATTCATTGAATTACAGGGGGCAATTAACTTTGCTGATGCTCAATCACGCGTATTGAATTGCATCGAAACGCTTAACTAGGCATCTGCTGAAAGACCTGAAGAGCTACCAAACTAATAAGGCAGCAGAGTTAGCTAGCAGCTAGTGTCAGTCCCTTTCTGTTACAATTTTATCAGAGATCTTTTTCTGAACCCTCGTACCCACTGCAAATCCAATCCCGTTTCAGTGGCCCTTCAAGTGCTTTCTCCCCAGGATGGTATCTTCAGGTGGACCGACTGTTCGTGCACGTCGACCGATGGCTCACTCGCCGGTGCACCGATCAGTCCCCGCCGTGAGTGCGGATTGGAATTCCCGGGGATAAGCCTCCCGTCGCTGCAACTTGCAGCGGATCGAAGAAGTTGGCGACGAGACGACGACGAACCAGCGCAGAAATAAAGCAGCTGGTGAGCTCTGCATATCAGCATCGCAATGTAGCCGTCAGCTGAAGCTGTACATATCAATATCCATCAGCTGAAACCTCATGCACGTAATTCAGCGCGTACGTACTTGCGTCTGTGGTGTTTGACCGTGTAGAGGTATCTAGCTGCTAACATAGGCCTGGGCTAGGTAGCTCACTGCTTCTTGCTCGCCTAATTTTAGATCGATTTAAtaacttaaaaaatacaaaacttgcatctTTAGCGGCCAGATTTTAGCCGCAGttacctaaaaaaaaaaatttaaagattgccttaaaaaaaaagatttcgGCGGCAGACGAGCACCACAACCGAGGCAGGCCGGTAGATACCAGACGAGAGAATTAGCGTTCGTACACAAGCGACGCACGTCACGTACAGGTAGAGACATGGAAGTTGAACACGTACAGGTAGAGACATGGAAGTTGAACACGTACGATCAGGTTCACGGCGACGTATACGTGGAGACCGAGCTCGTTCAACACATGGAGATCGAGCAGAGCAGCAGCTTGCGCGCGAGGCTGGCATGTTGTTGCCTCGTGTCGTGCCGCCGGCCTTCCTAGCGTATCTATATAACTCCCCCTTGACTCGATGATCGATGATGCATCACGCACTACTGGAAGATCGATGCGCCGACTATCGAGAGCCACGCTTTGCAGCTAGCTCGATCGGCCGATAGATCGTACGTTCGTGCGCGCTGCAGCGTTAGACGACGCCTGTATCGCAACACGGGCCACGCGCCTGCGCGTACGCGTGCAGTAGAAAGATCATTTTTGGTCTTCTCGCAATCTGAACAAGGATTCGCCGACTAAGCCGGCCGGCAACCAGAGCTAGTCTGCTAGTGCACTAGTGCACGCAAACGCGCCATTAGCTCGACCGGCCGATCGAGCGTACGTTCGTGCGAGCTGCGGCGTACGACGTCTGATCGCAACGCGGCCAGGCGGCACACGCGCGCCGACGTGCAAGTTGCAGCAGAAAGTTCAGTTGGGTCCGGGGCAAAATCCGAGTCAAGATTTGCCGAGTAAGAGCCGGCAGGTAGCGCTAGTGCACTAGTGCCCGCGCACACGCCCAGCTAGTGCATGGCGCACGAGAGTGACACGAGCAACGCATGGCACGGTTCGTGCCCGGCCGTGTGCCTGCACTTTGGCCATTACTCCCTTCCAAATTAAACGGCTGATAACCTTAACCATAGGCAACAACAGTACTAGCAGCTAGTACAACACTAACACAAAAGCAGCAACACCAACAGGTAGCTTGTGGCACACGGATACCTGTGATAGCTCCTGCCATGCCATGGCAAGAAGTAGCGACACTACATAGTGGTGGTGCAGCAGGATATGGGCTTTTTTGCCCCGGAAAGCGCTGCGATTGTGAATGACGCCTACGTTCACTGCCCGGCCGGGGCAGGGGCACGCAGCCGGCCCAAACGGTAACGCTCGCCTGGGTTTTGTTGCAGGTAGAGGCAAGGCAGCGACAGCGGCAAGCACGACGACGCACGTCCTATCGGAGTGGATCGGCGAACCCGGCGACCCTTGCTAGCTGCTGCCTACATGCCGGGACCGGTCGGGCATCGCAGCTCCCCAATGGTGCTCTGTATGCACCGATCACTAGCTTCCTTGCTCATCTTGTCTGAGATGTTAATATATTCCTCCACTGCTTTTCGGACGTGGATCCATCGATCAATCAGTGCCCCGGATTTATAGTAGGCAGATAGAAAAGTCCCCTGTTTCATCTGCTCTCGATCGGCCGGTGGCTTTGCATCTACTGTCTAGCATCCTAGCTTGTGCGATACTGATCGAACCCAAGCTGCTTAGTGATCCGAGCTTGATCCGTTGTGTCATGAGTGACGGCAACCGGATTTCGCGTATTCGGATAAGGCAGCGGCTACTCAAGCGAGTAGTGAGGTACCAGCGCTGCTAGTGTTCAGCTGCCCATTTTTTATCCTATGTAACTGTGCCACTTATTAATCGAGATATTTGTACATGTGCTATGGCGATTTTAGAGATATTCGTACATGTTGCGCGACAAAAGGGGCGTATCTGCAGGGTACGCACTGTTTGTTCTGAAAGCGCGAAATATCTGATTAGTGATCCCAACTGTTTGATAGCTATGTTAACAATCGCATTTTCATATGCATGTTTGATCAAGGAACACTAGCTAGCTGCTACTGGAAGCATTCATTCATAGTGCTGTGTGATTGCAGGATGATGATTGGGATGATCATCGTCGTGCATGCAATTGGG
The nucleotide sequence above comes from Phragmites australis chromosome 4, lpPhrAust1.1, whole genome shotgun sequence. Encoded proteins:
- the LOC133916223 gene encoding small ribosomal subunit protein bS1c-like — protein: MASLAQHIAGLPCPPLSGASRRRPAAPRRSPSALVCGTYALTKDERERERMRQLFDEASERCRTAPMEGVAFSPEDLDTAVETTDIDTDIGSLIKGTIFMTTSNGAYVDIQSKSTAFLPLDEACLLDINNVEDAGIRPGLLEEFMIIDENPGDETLILSLQAIQQDLAWERCRQLQAEDVVVTGRVISGNKGGVVALVEGLKAFVPFSQVSSKSTAEELLGKELPLKFVEVDEEQGRLVLSNRKAMADSQAQLGIGSVVLGTVESLKPYGAFIDIGGINGLLHVSQISHDRVADISTVLQPGDTLKVMILSHDRERGRVSLSTKKLEPTPGDMIRNPKLVFEKADEMAQIFRQRIAQAEAMARADMLRFQPESGLTLSSEGILGPLSSDTPSEDSGEESTDE